In the Candidatus Nitrospira nitrosa genome, one interval contains:
- the pyrH gene encoding UMP kinase, with translation MSSAKYRRLLLKVSGEMLAGEQGYGIQPSILETLAAEIASVVALDVQVALVIGGGNIFRGIAASATGMERASADYMGMLATVLNALALQNALERIGVITRVQSAIEMRQLAEGYIRRRAIRHLEKNRVVIFAGGTGNPYFSTDTAAVLRAMEISAQVIMKGTKVDGIYDADPVSHPTAKKYDEISFLSILNQSLKVMDSTAISLCMDNKLPLVVFNLKVPGNFKRVALGEPIGTSVTIGTR, from the coding sequence ATGAGCTCTGCCAAATACCGCCGCCTCCTTCTGAAAGTCAGTGGGGAGATGTTGGCCGGTGAGCAGGGTTACGGCATCCAACCCTCCATTCTGGAAACTCTTGCCGCAGAGATCGCCTCGGTCGTGGCCCTTGATGTTCAGGTGGCCCTTGTCATAGGAGGCGGCAATATCTTTCGAGGGATCGCCGCGAGTGCAACGGGTATGGAACGGGCGTCAGCTGATTATATGGGGATGCTGGCGACCGTACTCAACGCCTTGGCGCTTCAAAATGCATTGGAACGCATCGGAGTTATTACCCGAGTTCAATCTGCTATCGAAATGCGCCAACTAGCGGAAGGTTACATACGGCGGCGGGCCATTCGCCACCTCGAAAAAAACCGGGTGGTTATTTTTGCCGGTGGTACCGGAAATCCTTACTTCTCAACGGATACGGCGGCTGTTCTCCGAGCCATGGAAATCAGTGCGCAGGTCATTATGAAGGGCACAAAGGTCGACGGGATTTATGATGCAGATCCGGTCAGCCACCCCACGGCAAAGAAGTATGACGAGATTTCCTTTCTCTCTATTTTGAATCAGAGTCTCAAAGTGATGGACTCGACGGCCATCAGTTTGTGTATGGATAATAAGCTGCCGCTCGTTGTCTTCAATCTCAAGGTTCCCGGTAACTTCAAACGAGTGGCTTTGGGTGAGCCGATCGGGACCTCTGTCACGATCGGTACTCGCTGA
- the frr gene encoding ribosome recycling factor, whose product MSNAAPVRQAFVSHMDQSLEHLRKDLSGLRTGRASVALLDGIRVDYYGTMTPLKQIASVSTPEARLITIQPWEPQLIKEIEKGIANAGLGVTPSNDGKIIRVPLPPLTEERRKELTKICKKHGEDAKVQLRGFRREANEELKKLQKDAKLTEDELRKAEQETQKLIEQYGQKVDDIIKKKEQEIMEV is encoded by the coding sequence ATGTCCAACGCTGCCCCGGTTCGTCAGGCCTTCGTCTCACATATGGATCAATCACTCGAGCATTTACGGAAGGATCTCTCCGGTCTGCGAACTGGGCGAGCGTCCGTCGCGCTGCTCGATGGGATTCGTGTCGATTACTATGGCACCATGACCCCGCTCAAACAGATTGCCAGTGTCTCGACCCCGGAAGCTCGATTGATTACCATCCAGCCTTGGGAGCCCCAACTGATCAAAGAGATTGAGAAAGGCATCGCGAATGCCGGCCTAGGTGTGACGCCATCCAATGACGGCAAGATCATTCGAGTTCCGCTTCCTCCGTTGACCGAAGAGCGGCGCAAAGAATTGACGAAGATCTGCAAGAAACATGGTGAAGACGCGAAAGTGCAGCTCCGTGGATTCCGAAGAGAAGCGAACGAAGAGTTGAAGAAACTCCAGAAAGATGCGAAGCTCACCGAGGATGAATTACGAAAGGCTGAACAAGAGACCCAGAAACTCATCGAACAGTATGGACAAAAAGTCGATGATATCATCAAGAAAAAGGAACAGGAAATCATGGAAGTGTAG
- the alr gene encoding alanine racemase, whose translation MSSTSNFHPTFATVDLAALSHNLSQIRKCLPPGCTVMPVIKANAYGHGAIETAQALIRQNLDHLAVFSIDEAIALRQAGIAVSIVVLGPFVPQQIEDIIVHRLTPVVSDRSLLEAMADVTHARPTPYPIHLKVETGMNRLGLTQDDLETLFKKHMFPPSLHLEGLMSHLADSDGDAQDITEAQIARFNQALNVARGEGYEVPLVHLSNSASIIRFPSAHYTMVRPGIMLYGYHTLPRTILVPDLWPVLSLTTCIAQLRLIRPGDRVSYNGTFIAQKSTRIAVLPIGYADGLSRRLSNRGVVLIRGQRVPIVGLVCMDMVMVDITNVPDAAVGDEVVVIGQQGGETITAKDIAEWTETIPYEVLCAIHPRVPRRYRHSS comes from the coding sequence ATGTCGAGCACCTCGAATTTTCACCCAACCTTCGCGACGGTTGACCTAGCAGCCCTCAGCCATAATCTCTCACAGATACGAAAGTGTCTTCCTCCTGGCTGTACCGTCATGCCTGTGATTAAGGCCAATGCCTATGGGCATGGCGCCATCGAGACCGCACAGGCGCTTATTCGGCAGAACCTGGATCATCTTGCTGTCTTTTCAATCGATGAGGCGATTGCACTGCGTCAGGCTGGAATCGCGGTGTCGATCGTTGTGCTTGGACCATTCGTCCCTCAGCAGATTGAGGACATCATTGTCCATCGGCTTACTCCGGTTGTGAGCGATCGGTCTCTACTTGAGGCGATGGCCGACGTGACTCATGCGCGACCAACTCCCTACCCGATTCATCTGAAAGTCGAGACCGGTATGAATCGGCTCGGTCTGACGCAGGATGATCTTGAGACTTTATTCAAAAAGCACATGTTTCCTCCTTCGTTGCATCTCGAAGGACTCATGTCACACCTGGCCGATAGTGACGGTGATGCGCAAGATATCACTGAGGCACAAATCGCCCGATTCAACCAGGCCCTGAACGTTGCCCGTGGCGAAGGATATGAGGTTCCTCTGGTTCACTTGTCGAATAGCGCGAGTATCATCCGATTTCCCTCGGCTCACTATACGATGGTCCGTCCCGGTATCATGCTGTACGGCTACCACACGCTTCCACGTACGATACTGGTGCCTGATTTGTGGCCTGTGCTCTCGCTCACGACCTGTATCGCGCAACTCCGTCTTATTCGGCCCGGTGACCGTGTGAGTTATAACGGAACCTTCATTGCACAAAAATCCACACGCATTGCCGTGCTTCCGATCGGGTATGCTGATGGGTTAAGCCGGCGTCTCTCGAATCGAGGGGTTGTCCTCATTCGAGGACAGCGCGTTCCGATCGTTGGACTGGTATGTATGGATATGGTGATGGTAGACATCACCAACGTTCCTGATGCGGCGGTTGGTGATGAGGTCGTTGTTATCGGGCAGCAAGGAGGAGAGACGATTACAGCCAAGGATATTGCCGAGTGGACGGAAACGATCCCGTACGAAGTCCTCTGCGCGATCCATCCAAGAGTTCCAAGACGCTATCGGCACTCTTCATGA
- a CDS encoding OmpP1/FadL family transporter gives MKWGLMLLALTILVGITAPVSAQVPRVYGQGAAASGMGNAFAAQADNPSALHYNPAGMTQLRGIQLMGGLSLVGGATDFRSPTGVTTTGDHDGTVAWPGPGHGYLTANLQDLGLSSLGNVTVGIGITTPFGSVMRWPDNSPLRTITTFTALPLFDIKPTIAYQVTQDFSIGAGADIYTFAGFFGEGHAELQSISPGGLVPAGGKLEFNGKGTAPGFNVGGLYTAIRNGAGQPIANLAVVYRSQATLHLDGAFSANGAKIQDATTTLVLPQVITGGIALWPIRNPEREWKVELNVDYVGWKSVRSLDIHLANGFTIPQPQNWKSTYTILVGTEYRWLQLERLPGWEVSVRGGYTNQQTQVPDLTFNPGVPSADLHVISSGIGLICRENGSFLGLIPCGGLGVGPVKPKLVGLDLFYQAFLYEPRTISGVSGVRAPVNGRYDTILHAGGLSIRVSF, from the coding sequence ATGAAATGGGGGCTGATGCTCCTCGCGCTCACGATCCTCGTCGGCATCACGGCACCGGTCTCGGCCCAGGTTCCCCGCGTCTATGGGCAGGGGGCTGCTGCTTCCGGGATGGGTAACGCATTTGCCGCGCAAGCCGACAATCCTTCAGCGCTTCATTACAACCCAGCCGGGATGACACAATTACGGGGAATTCAATTGATGGGCGGGCTGAGTCTGGTGGGAGGGGCCACCGACTTTCGTAGTCCGACCGGAGTCACCACTACCGGCGACCATGATGGCACCGTTGCATGGCCTGGTCCTGGTCATGGCTACCTTACTGCAAATCTCCAAGACCTGGGGCTTTCCTCGCTTGGGAACGTGACAGTCGGGATCGGAATCACCACACCATTTGGGTCGGTGATGCGATGGCCGGACAACAGCCCTCTTCGAACGATCACCACATTTACGGCGCTGCCGTTGTTTGATATCAAGCCCACGATTGCCTATCAGGTCACTCAGGATTTCTCAATCGGCGCGGGAGCCGACATCTATACCTTCGCTGGTTTTTTCGGAGAGGGACATGCTGAACTGCAGTCGATTTCTCCCGGTGGGTTGGTGCCGGCCGGAGGCAAGCTTGAGTTCAACGGCAAGGGCACAGCACCCGGATTCAATGTCGGGGGACTGTATACCGCGATTCGGAACGGCGCAGGACAGCCCATCGCAAATCTTGCCGTGGTCTACAGAAGCCAGGCCACCCTCCACTTGGATGGGGCTTTTTCAGCCAATGGCGCCAAGATCCAAGACGCAACGACCACCTTGGTGTTACCCCAGGTCATCACGGGTGGTATTGCGCTATGGCCGATCCGGAATCCAGAACGCGAGTGGAAAGTGGAGTTGAACGTGGACTATGTCGGCTGGAAATCCGTCAGAAGTCTCGATATCCATCTCGCAAATGGATTCACGATTCCACAGCCGCAAAATTGGAAAAGCACATACACCATTTTGGTTGGAACGGAGTACAGATGGCTCCAACTTGAGCGGCTGCCAGGATGGGAAGTTTCAGTGCGAGGTGGGTATACCAATCAGCAAACGCAAGTGCCGGATCTCACCTTCAATCCTGGGGTCCCATCTGCCGACCTGCATGTCATTTCAAGCGGGATTGGATTGATCTGTCGGGAGAACGGCTCATTTCTAGGCCTCATACCATGCGGAGGCCTTGGAGTAGGACCGGTCAAGCCAAAACTTGTCGGATTGGATCTGTTCTATCAAGCCTTTCTCTACGAGCCACGGACCATTTCAGGGGTTTCAGGAGTTCGTGCGCCGGTCAATGGGCGCTACGATACCATTCTGCACGCTGGAGGTCTGTCTATCCGGGTGAGTTTTTAA
- a CDS encoding hybrid sensor histidine kinase/response regulator — protein sequence MISSTLDHVESKSLPTIDLFPKDRTILEQSAMVFRPFGLDEQGQTIRDLSGVSIRAVTVFLEKLITSQRGELAGKEAVEELCQLLNDRIKDPVYHVTPEFLKNPWNSYSYEFTSYLYEFCERISGDPRFAFKAGAEKISPIMLALTRPFSISQIFTMFPYFGNKFTSGSAEFRVVEVTSTTAVVAMRFTDRTLRQFGPYRRRCACLVCQSAQGIMIAMASRIHGLSQPETIETSCIGNDDAWCQWTIRWQEERGYGKRFWRTTALLEQARPLLPNQKAFSNTDNAQAGLLATASLQVEPRTPAQQHFTWFLWGGLVGLVLMAGVGIVNPMVSLGEVLLVGLCPSLVIGILVNRRLLRESERREALIQEQIAFVESRHEELREAYLEQEQMRVELRRKVAQLTALHRAGLSFGSTFERDTLLHQVLEALTHELNYNSAMVSMFDPGDQTVQHIRLIGGPAEVETFAQSCRIPITDPDSPEGTVVLRGQPLLVKDIELIRHRLHPLNQRLAELSKTKALVVVPIKAKDRIWGMLTVDRSHNQTVTEDDLELMTTVAGQVSIALDNASAYQQIEEWNEGLEVKVKERTEALEQADRLRAQFLSHVSHELRTPLTSIKGFIQNLLDGLTGPLNEKQQRYLVRMSENSDRLVRMIEDLLDRTRIETGRLEVHPADVELEPCLADVLEQLRPLAHAKQQALEFYSADTKVVVWADRDRLIQTVVNLVQNAIKFTPSGGTITVICAMPNHRTATVLVRDTGPGIPPECLDKIFDPFFRIQQGHRTGPKGLGLGLSIVKTLVELQGGEVSARNRPEGGAELSFTIPIHSATTPHRPDPQTTDRHILVVDDDPDIQQLLHDRLKAGGYLPSSALDGRQALSLLHSQEFDGMILDIGIGQIDGLEVLRRVRMTNQRLPILMITASGSQELAMKAIGLGAQAYVLKPFDTHQLQETMDRWFGHA from the coding sequence ATGATAAGCAGTACGCTGGACCACGTCGAATCCAAATCCCTGCCCACAATTGACCTGTTTCCCAAAGATCGAACCATTCTTGAACAGAGCGCCATGGTGTTTCGTCCATTCGGTCTGGATGAGCAGGGGCAGACGATCAGGGATCTCAGCGGAGTCAGCATTAGGGCTGTCACGGTCTTCTTGGAGAAATTGATCACATCCCAGCGGGGAGAGTTGGCGGGAAAAGAGGCCGTGGAGGAGTTATGCCAACTATTGAATGATCGTATCAAAGACCCTGTCTATCATGTGACGCCTGAGTTCTTAAAAAATCCCTGGAATAGTTATTCATACGAATTTACCAGCTATCTCTACGAGTTCTGCGAGCGCATCTCCGGCGACCCGCGCTTCGCCTTCAAGGCCGGGGCGGAAAAGATCTCTCCCATCATGCTTGCGCTGACTCGCCCCTTCTCGATCTCGCAGATCTTCACCATGTTTCCCTACTTTGGGAACAAATTCACCTCTGGTTCCGCCGAATTCCGAGTGGTAGAGGTCACAAGCACCACTGCCGTGGTGGCAATGCGGTTTACGGATCGAACGCTTCGTCAATTTGGTCCGTATCGGAGACGTTGTGCGTGTCTTGTGTGCCAGTCTGCGCAGGGCATCATGATCGCGATGGCCAGTCGAATTCATGGTCTCTCTCAACCAGAGACGATTGAAACTTCCTGTATCGGAAATGACGATGCCTGGTGCCAGTGGACCATTCGATGGCAGGAAGAACGTGGGTACGGCAAACGCTTCTGGCGTACAACAGCCCTCTTAGAACAAGCGCGACCGCTCCTGCCGAACCAGAAGGCGTTCTCCAACACAGACAACGCGCAAGCTGGCCTCTTAGCAACAGCCTCCCTGCAAGTTGAACCCCGAACGCCTGCTCAGCAACATTTCACATGGTTTCTCTGGGGAGGCCTGGTGGGGCTTGTCCTCATGGCAGGGGTGGGCATTGTCAATCCGATGGTCAGCCTTGGCGAAGTCCTGTTAGTCGGACTATGTCCAAGCCTCGTCATCGGCATCTTGGTCAATCGACGGCTGCTGCGAGAGAGCGAACGGCGCGAAGCACTGATTCAGGAGCAAATTGCGTTTGTCGAGTCGCGTCATGAAGAATTGCGCGAAGCCTATTTGGAGCAAGAACAGATGCGGGTGGAGCTGCGCCGAAAAGTGGCTCAGCTGACGGCACTTCATCGAGCAGGACTGTCTTTCGGCTCGACATTTGAGCGAGATACCTTGCTCCATCAGGTCTTAGAGGCTCTGACACATGAGCTCAATTACAATAGTGCCATGGTTTCTATGTTTGATCCGGGTGATCAGACTGTCCAGCATATTCGACTCATCGGTGGGCCGGCGGAGGTGGAAACATTCGCCCAATCCTGCCGGATTCCAATTACTGATCCGGATAGTCCTGAAGGAACCGTGGTTCTCCGAGGCCAACCATTGCTCGTGAAAGACATCGAGCTGATTCGGCATCGGCTCCATCCTCTCAATCAACGCTTGGCCGAGTTGAGCAAGACCAAAGCGCTGGTCGTCGTTCCCATCAAGGCGAAGGACCGCATCTGGGGAATGTTGACCGTTGATCGCTCTCATAATCAAACCGTCACGGAAGACGATCTGGAATTGATGACGACGGTCGCCGGTCAGGTGTCCATCGCGCTCGACAACGCGTCCGCTTACCAACAAATTGAAGAGTGGAATGAAGGATTAGAGGTCAAAGTTAAGGAACGTACAGAGGCGCTTGAGCAAGCCGATCGGTTGCGGGCTCAATTCCTCTCACACGTGTCCCATGAACTGAGAACTCCGCTGACCTCGATCAAGGGATTCATTCAAAATTTATTGGATGGACTGACTGGGCCCCTGAATGAAAAACAACAGCGCTATCTTGTACGGATGTCGGAGAACTCAGACCGCCTCGTCCGCATGATCGAAGATCTTCTTGATCGTACGAGGATCGAGACCGGACGGTTAGAGGTGCATCCCGCCGATGTGGAACTTGAACCCTGCCTCGCTGATGTGCTGGAACAACTCAGGCCCTTGGCACACGCGAAGCAACAGGCCCTGGAGTTCTACAGCGCCGACACCAAGGTCGTCGTGTGGGCGGATCGAGATCGGCTGATTCAGACTGTCGTGAATCTGGTCCAAAATGCCATCAAATTCACGCCTTCGGGTGGAACGATCACCGTGATCTGCGCAATGCCGAACCACCGAACGGCCACCGTGCTGGTTCGCGATACCGGGCCGGGCATTCCTCCGGAATGCCTCGATAAGATTTTTGATCCGTTCTTCCGAATTCAACAAGGTCATCGCACTGGTCCAAAAGGGTTAGGCCTGGGATTATCTATCGTCAAGACATTGGTTGAACTTCAAGGAGGGGAGGTGTCGGCACGCAACCGTCCGGAGGGTGGAGCGGAATTGTCCTTTACCATTCCGATCCATTCAGCGACCACACCGCATCGCCCTGATCCGCAAACGACCGATCGACATATCCTTGTGGTCGATGATGATCCAGATATTCAGCAATTGCTGCATGATCGATTGAAAGCCGGCGGGTACCTTCCTTCCTCTGCCCTCGATGGCCGACAGGCCTTGTCCTTACTCCACTCACAAGAGTTCGATGGGATGATTCTCGATATCGGGATCGGTCAAATCGATGGCCTGGAAGTCTTAAGGCGGGTGCGTATGACGAACCAACGCCTTCCGATTCTCATGATTACGGCGTCAGGGTCTCAAGAACTCGCTATGAAGGCTATTGGGTTAGGGGCGCAAGCCTATGTGCTCAAACCATTCGATACTCATCAACTCCAAGAAACGATGGATCGGTGGTTCGGTCATGCCTGA
- a CDS encoding MTH1187 family thiamine-binding protein: MVLLEFSMSPLGKGESVGKYVARSLDIIDKSGVAYRLNPMGTVLEGDWEQVFSVVQQCYKRMKKDCNRISCTIKVDYRKGHSGRLKSKVASVEKKLKRSIRQ, translated from the coding sequence ATGGTATTGCTGGAGTTCAGTATGTCGCCGTTAGGTAAAGGTGAAAGCGTCGGGAAGTATGTCGCCCGATCCCTGGACATCATCGATAAGAGCGGAGTCGCCTATCGATTAAACCCCATGGGGACGGTCTTAGAAGGGGACTGGGAACAAGTCTTTTCGGTGGTACAGCAATGCTATAAACGGATGAAGAAGGATTGCAACCGTATTTCCTGCACAATCAAGGTCGATTACCGAAAAGGGCATTCCGGCCGTCTCAAGAGCAAAGTCGCGAGTGTCGAAAAAAAACTTAAGCGGTCGATCAGACAGTAG
- a CDS encoding precorrin-2 dehydrogenase/sirohydrochlorin ferrochelatase family protein — translation MIANPGFPLVLDVKGWPVLVIGGDEEASEKSERLLASGARVTVLSPTLNEPLRQLAASGKIIHRGRHFRETDLEHVILILNTIRGDRDFAQMLVAKAREKRVLLWSVDYPEASSVTMPAVVAAGHVRVAISSSGIAPALSGFMKEDLERILDAEFVEFVEWLGQLREQAKANEPDAEKRRALLREALDGFRFLGKVRYPTVWTERRAETVASVPSGTSAKSQ, via the coding sequence ATGATTGCCAATCCTGGTTTTCCCTTGGTCTTGGATGTCAAAGGTTGGCCGGTTCTGGTTATTGGTGGTGATGAGGAGGCCTCGGAAAAGTCCGAACGTCTGCTGGCATCCGGTGCACGGGTTACGGTACTCAGCCCGACACTGAATGAACCGCTCCGCCAGTTGGCGGCCTCCGGGAAGATCATCCATCGGGGACGTCATTTCCGTGAGACGGATTTGGAGCATGTGATTCTTATCCTGAACACCATTCGAGGCGACCGGGATTTCGCACAGATGCTGGTTGCAAAAGCCCGAGAAAAGAGGGTGTTGCTCTGGTCGGTCGACTATCCGGAAGCCAGTAGCGTCACGATGCCGGCGGTAGTGGCGGCAGGACATGTTCGGGTGGCGATTAGCTCAAGCGGTATTGCGCCGGCCCTTTCTGGATTCATGAAGGAGGATCTGGAACGGATCCTTGATGCTGAATTTGTGGAATTCGTCGAGTGGCTGGGACAGCTACGAGAACAGGCCAAAGCGAATGAGCCGGATGCCGAAAAACGACGGGCACTACTTCGGGAAGCCCTGGACGGGTTTCGCTTTCTCGGGAAAGTGCGGTATCCGACCGTGTGGACCGAACGACGGGCAGAAACCGTGGCGAGTGTGCCCTCTGGCACCAGCGCCAAATCACAATAA
- a CDS encoding HNH endonuclease: MEMTLLLNSTFEPLRVVHWQKAIALLWQGKVEVLEVYDREIHGISLSIKLPSVMRLLKLVRLKDSHRAVKFSRINIFTRDGYCCQYCYHKFRTEELTFDHVVPIAKGGKKTWENIVTACWRCNNRKSGRTPEEAGMKLKKKPVKPRWNPVITITIGIRNTPESWRDYLYWNLELDADPAGT; the protein is encoded by the coding sequence ATGGAAATGACCCTCCTGCTCAATTCCACGTTCGAACCCCTACGGGTTGTACATTGGCAAAAAGCGATCGCACTCCTCTGGCAAGGGAAAGTCGAAGTGCTGGAGGTCTACGATCGTGAAATTCATGGAATTTCTTTGTCGATCAAACTTCCCTCAGTCATGCGGCTACTGAAACTGGTGCGATTGAAGGACAGCCATCGGGCCGTCAAGTTCTCCCGCATCAATATTTTTACGCGCGACGGATACTGTTGTCAGTATTGTTACCATAAGTTTCGAACGGAAGAACTGACGTTTGATCATGTGGTTCCCATTGCCAAAGGCGGGAAAAAGACCTGGGAAAATATCGTGACGGCTTGTTGGCGATGCAATAACCGGAAAAGCGGGCGCACGCCTGAGGAGGCTGGGATGAAGTTGAAAAAGAAACCGGTGAAGCCTCGCTGGAATCCCGTCATTACCATCACCATTGGCATCAGAAATACACCGGAAAGTTGGCGTGACTATCTCTATTGGAACCTGGAGTTGGATGCAGATCCAGCCGGGACGTAA
- a CDS encoding Rieske (2Fe-2S) protein, with the protein MSEYITVASVSEIPAGTGRTVEVGGVWVAVFNLNGTFYAIDNACPHAGGPLGEGKLCDTNVECPWHGWKFNVVTGERVGNPNFQVARCDVRVVDDRIEIRLPPELQFPPSN; encoded by the coding sequence ATGAGTGAATACATAACCGTTGCGTCCGTCTCCGAGATTCCCGCCGGCACGGGACGGACTGTGGAAGTCGGGGGAGTCTGGGTCGCCGTGTTTAATCTGAATGGGACATTCTATGCGATTGATAACGCCTGTCCACACGCTGGTGGTCCACTCGGTGAAGGCAAACTCTGCGACACGAACGTCGAGTGTCCTTGGCACGGGTGGAAATTTAACGTCGTGACCGGAGAGCGCGTCGGCAACCCGAACTTTCAGGTCGCTCGTTGTGATGTACGTGTCGTCGACGATCGGATCGAAATCAGACTTCCACC